Proteins from a genomic interval of bacterium:
- a CDS encoding 4Fe-4S ferredoxin: MSAQGTGSGTRGREAITPGRAYGFFTDTTLCIGCKACEVACKQWNNLPADGFHFTGVSYDNTRDLSATTWRHVVFVEQFDESRFESWGEPSAEFEPWGNLTTSEQWAKPGQRWLFMSDVCKHCVNAPCLEACPTGSIIRTEFDTVLVQQDVCNGCGYCQPACPFGVIEIDRQGTGKAHKCTLCYDRLKDGLEPACAKTCPTDSIRFGPVDELLARAQERVAELRARGVPAYLYGSGGVLEDECDTSELGGLNAFFLLIDRPEVYNLPAVVKRPSANTATGLLAAAFAGVALAAATMLAFRSGR, translated from the coding sequence ATGAGTGCGCAGGGCACTGGGTCCGGCACGCGCGGCCGCGAGGCGATCACGCCCGGCCGCGCGTACGGCTTCTTCACCGACACGACGCTCTGCATCGGCTGCAAGGCGTGCGAGGTCGCGTGCAAGCAGTGGAACAACCTGCCGGCGGACGGCTTCCACTTCACCGGCGTCTCGTACGACAACACGCGTGACCTCTCGGCCACGACGTGGCGACACGTGGTGTTCGTCGAGCAGTTCGACGAGTCGCGCTTCGAGTCGTGGGGCGAGCCGTCCGCCGAATTCGAGCCCTGGGGCAACCTGACCACGAGCGAGCAGTGGGCGAAGCCCGGGCAGCGGTGGCTGTTCATGTCGGACGTCTGCAAGCACTGCGTGAACGCGCCGTGCCTGGAGGCGTGCCCGACCGGCTCGATCATCCGCACCGAGTTCGACACCGTCCTCGTCCAGCAGGACGTGTGCAACGGCTGCGGCTACTGCCAGCCCGCGTGTCCGTTCGGCGTGATCGAGATCGACCGGCAGGGCACGGGCAAGGCGCACAAGTGCACGCTGTGCTACGACCGGCTGAAGGACGGGCTCGAGCCCGCGTGCGCGAAGACGTGCCCAACGGACTCGATCCGCTTCGGGCCCGTGGACGAGCTGTTGGCGCGGGCGCAGGAGCGGGTGGCGGAGCTGCGCGCGCGTGGTGTCCCCGCGTACCTCTACGGCTCCGGCGGCGTCCTCGAGGACGAGTGCGACACCTCGGAGCTCGGCGGACTGAACGCGTTCTTCCTGCTGATCGACCGGCCCGAGGTCTACAACCTGCCGGCGGTGGTGAAGCGGCCGTCCGCCAACACGGCGACCGGGCTGCTCGCCGCCGCGTTCGCGGGCGTGGCGCTCGCGGCGGCCACGATGCTGGCGTTCCGATCGGGAAGGTGA